One window of the Leptospira dzoumogneensis genome contains the following:
- a CDS encoding patatin-like phospholipase family protein yields the protein MSSYFSPGESEQTGMMVGLPKAKKGARALVVAGGGMKGSFAGGALYAINQAVPSTYFDLILGVSSGSCAAAYYTTGYETDHAHGLKILDIWRKELTGNQLISFLNPFRGKTFLDQEYLIDYLFGTKYRLPSEYLEKKETSPFYVVVTNLAKARAEYVKATASNVLNLLKAATSLPIATRGKWKLGGQYYGDGGISDPIPVESVIQAGYKDITVVLNSPEDEFSDPIPGFQGWLSYPSNKKLSHMITKVHHTMYNRAVRIIQSPPKGVKIRVISPDESELSMVTTSSKLLNRSVTKGMEAGQRLVANMIAEISELKNKSKLLRKLWLPTIRPEEGKG from the coding sequence ATGAGTTCGTATTTTTCTCCTGGAGAATCGGAACAGACCGGTATGATGGTCGGCTTGCCCAAGGCCAAAAAAGGCGCGAGGGCATTGGTGGTCGCGGGCGGAGGAATGAAAGGTTCCTTTGCAGGCGGGGCTTTGTATGCGATCAATCAGGCAGTGCCTTCTACATACTTCGATCTAATTTTAGGAGTTTCTTCCGGCTCCTGCGCGGCGGCTTATTATACGACCGGCTATGAGACGGATCATGCCCATGGTTTGAAAATTTTGGATATTTGGAGAAAAGAGCTCACGGGCAATCAATTGATCTCTTTTTTAAATCCTTTCCGAGGCAAAACTTTTCTAGATCAAGAATATCTAATAGACTATTTGTTCGGAACTAAGTATAGGCTTCCTTCCGAATATTTGGAGAAGAAGGAAACTTCTCCTTTTTATGTGGTGGTCACGAATCTTGCAAAAGCAAGAGCGGAATATGTGAAGGCCACCGCTTCTAACGTTCTGAATTTATTGAAGGCAGCAACTTCTTTGCCTATCGCCACTAGAGGAAAATGGAAATTGGGCGGGCAATATTATGGGGATGGCGGGATCTCGGATCCGATCCCAGTAGAGTCTGTTATCCAAGCGGGTTATAAGGATATTACGGTTGTATTAAATAGTCCCGAGGACGAATTTTCAGATCCGATCCCCGGATTCCAAGGCTGGCTTTCTTATCCTTCTAATAAAAAACTTTCTCATATGATCACTAAGGTGCATCATACTATGTACAATCGTGCGGTCCGTATCATCCAATCTCCTCCTAAAGGTGTAAAGATCAGAGTGATCTCTCCGGATGAATCCGAATTGAGCATGGTAACTACCAGCTCTAAACTTTTGAATCGTTCCGTTACAAAAGGTATGGAAGCCGGACAAAGATTGGTCGCGAATATGATCGCAGAGATCTCCGAACTCAAAAACAAATCCAAACTTTTAAGAAAACTTTGGCTTCCTACGATCCGTCCGGAAGAAGGTAAAGGTTGA
- a CDS encoding RNA polymerase subunit sigma-70, whose amino-acid sequence MEKYTEKDKRLISSVEFYFREGNSENFLKEAWIWAWALAKGRYHLDEDSCSEIVLKLVLDAEEVLHLFKKRGYSNFPAFFTTYTKNLIWNQRRKEIRLNRSEILSDGFERFYDPRSEFTNEILSQTQETSGLVQNILSEMDPISSLILKLKHRVPLNLKESRLFYSKLKKKKLKLKDYYSKDIEEERKSWLRKKELNEKLSRLYQNMQIHHFENLERWKISRKQLLEICGAVTEEKSFKKIGWYLGLSEHSVRKAYYFAISELKRKEDLKKIRFSEAA is encoded by the coding sequence ATGGAAAAATACACCGAAAAAGACAAAAGACTGATCTCTTCCGTTGAATTCTATTTTAGGGAAGGGAACTCCGAAAATTTTCTAAAAGAAGCATGGATCTGGGCCTGGGCACTCGCCAAAGGAAGATACCATTTGGACGAAGATTCCTGTTCGGAAATCGTTCTAAAACTGGTTTTGGACGCGGAAGAAGTATTACATTTATTCAAAAAAAGAGGATATTCCAATTTCCCAGCGTTTTTCACAACATATACCAAAAATTTAATATGGAACCAAAGAAGAAAAGAGATCCGACTCAATCGAAGCGAAATTTTGTCCGATGGATTCGAAAGATTTTACGATCCAAGATCGGAGTTCACTAACGAAATACTCAGCCAAACCCAGGAAACTTCCGGTTTGGTCCAAAACATTCTATCCGAAATGGACCCGATCTCTTCTCTTATTCTCAAGCTAAAACATAGGGTCCCTTTGAATTTAAAAGAATCTAGATTATTCTATTCTAAACTCAAAAAGAAAAAACTAAAACTGAAGGATTATTATTCAAAAGATATAGAAGAAGAAAGAAAATCCTGGCTTAGAAAAAAAGAACTAAACGAAAAACTTTCCAGACTTTACCAAAACATGCAGATCCATCATTTCGAAAATTTAGAAAGATGGAAAATTTCCAGAAAACAATTACTCGAAATATGCGGGGCAGTAACTGAGGAAAAAAGTTTCAAAAAGATAGGATGGTATTTGGGACTCAGCGAACATTCCGTTCGAAAAGCATATTATTTTGCAATTTCCGAATTAAAAAGAAAAGAAGATCTAAAAAAGATCAGATTTTCGGAAGCCGCTTAG
- a CDS encoding intradiol ring-cleavage dioxygenase: MKRKDFLKSIFVSGAVFTGLANSCNSQKDSSPSNLGLLQGILDTSSCNAADVSDSSVCALIPHETEGPYPLDLSSNSSYFRQDITEGKTGIPLSLVLTIQNINDNCNPISNARVDVWHCDKDGYYSGYNESGYLGNKNYIGETFCRGIQLTDSSGIVNFTTIYPGWYAGRVTHIHFQVYLNSGLVATSQIAFPEDITKTVYTTSLYSAHGQNTSVPGNCYDNIFNNSSSDLSLELCTITEDSSTGGYIANLTVGIAN; this comes from the coding sequence TTGAAAAGAAAAGATTTTCTGAAAAGTATATTCGTGTCCGGTGCCGTTTTTACAGGGCTTGCTAATTCCTGTAATTCTCAAAAGGATAGTTCTCCTTCTAATCTTGGCTTATTGCAGGGAATTCTGGATACTTCTTCCTGTAATGCTGCAGATGTTTCCGATTCTTCCGTATGCGCTTTGATCCCACACGAAACGGAAGGCCCTTATCCTTTGGATCTGAGTTCTAATTCTTCTTATTTCCGCCAAGATATCACCGAGGGAAAGACAGGGATCCCTTTGAGTCTTGTATTAACGATCCAGAATATAAACGATAATTGTAATCCGATCTCGAATGCAAGAGTGGATGTATGGCATTGTGATAAGGACGGATATTATTCAGGATACAATGAATCCGGATATTTGGGTAACAAAAATTATATAGGAGAAACTTTTTGCAGAGGAATACAACTCACTGATAGTTCCGGGATCGTGAACTTTACCACGATCTATCCAGGTTGGTATGCGGGAAGGGTGACTCATATCCATTTTCAGGTATATTTGAATAGCGGGCTTGTGGCAACTTCTCAAATCGCTTTCCCGGAAGATATTACAAAAACAGTATATACTACTTCTCTGTATTCCGCTCATGGCCAAAATACTTCCGTTCCGGGAAATTGTTATGATAATATATTCAATAACTCTAGTTCGGATCTAAGTTTGGAATTATGTACGATCACTGAGGATTCTTCTACCGGAGGATATATCGCAAATCTTACGGTAGGGATCGCGAATTAA
- a CDS encoding SelL-related redox protein, whose translation MKFLPKEILESQVQGRNLTGLSFGDNLPQKPSLVVFLRHLGCIFCRETVEDLRLFSSEMAAFPPILFVYPDSEREGEEFFSRFWPEAKAISNPNASLYELIQVQEGNLIELAGPEVWVSAVRALAKGNFYGVQGRHLLRMPAVFLVLKDRILWTHSYRHIGDEPDWSKIPGCTPLPTDEYDPGILPA comes from the coding sequence ATGAAATTCCTACCGAAAGAAATTTTGGAATCCCAGGTCCAAGGAAGAAATTTAACCGGACTAAGTTTCGGGGACAATCTTCCTCAAAAACCTAGTTTAGTAGTTTTTCTGCGTCATCTTGGTTGTATCTTTTGCAGAGAAACGGTAGAAGACCTTAGGCTTTTCAGTTCCGAAATGGCCGCATTCCCGCCGATTTTATTTGTGTATCCGGACTCAGAGAGAGAAGGAGAAGAATTTTTTTCCAGATTCTGGCCGGAAGCAAAAGCGATCTCAAATCCAAACGCTTCCTTATATGAACTGATCCAAGTGCAGGAAGGGAATTTAATCGAATTAGCAGGCCCGGAAGTTTGGGTAAGTGCAGTACGCGCACTTGCAAAAGGAAACTTTTACGGGGTCCAAGGCAGACATTTACTCAGAATGCCTGCTGTGTTTTTAGTTTTGAAAGATAGGATCCTCTGGACTCATTCGTATCGCCATATCGGAGACGAACCGGACTGGAGCAAAATCCCTGGATGCACTCCTTTACCTACGGATGAGTATGATCCTGGGATTTTGCCTGCGTAA
- a CDS encoding TerC family protein — protein sequence MDLHLIDIIISLLTLTAMEIVLGIDNIVFLSIVVGKLPKEQQASGRTIGLLAALGFRIGLLFTVSWLASLTNGLFQVGNFTVTGRDLIMLGGGLFLIAKSTSEIHHKMEEGETDLDTGASPSFLNVIVQIIILDIIFSVDSIITAVGLSGNLMVMVLAVIISLVIMLIFSGKVSDFINEHPTMKILALSFLIMIGVMLFADGLHFHIPKGYIYFSMAFSLLVEFINMRVRKANQSP from the coding sequence ATGGATTTGCATCTTATAGACATTATCATCTCTCTTCTGACCCTCACAGCAATGGAAATCGTTCTAGGAATTGATAATATTGTGTTTCTTTCCATAGTTGTTGGTAAACTTCCTAAAGAACAACAGGCAAGCGGCCGCACGATCGGTCTTTTAGCTGCTTTAGGCTTCAGGATAGGTTTGTTATTTACCGTAAGCTGGCTTGCAAGTCTTACAAACGGACTTTTCCAAGTGGGAAATTTTACGGTAACCGGAAGAGATCTGATCATGCTAGGCGGAGGACTTTTCCTGATCGCAAAAAGTACAAGCGAGATCCATCATAAAATGGAAGAAGGTGAAACGGATCTGGATACAGGAGCTTCTCCTTCCTTTTTGAATGTGATCGTGCAGATCATCATTTTAGATATTATTTTCTCGGTAGATTCCATCATTACCGCAGTCGGACTTTCCGGAAATCTGATGGTCATGGTACTTGCAGTTATCATCTCTCTTGTGATCATGCTGATCTTCTCAGGGAAGGTAAGTGATTTTATCAATGAACATCCTACCATGAAAATTTTGGCTCTTTCCTTTTTGATCATGATAGGTGTGATGTTATTCGCGGACGGTTTACATTTCCATATTCCGAAAGGATATATTTATTTCTCTATGGCGTTCTCACTTCTTGTGGAATTCATAAATATGCGGGTTCGTAAGGCAAATCAATCCCCTTAA
- a CDS encoding acyl-CoA--6-aminopenicillanic acid acyltransferase yields MCDTFVATPDSTSSGKMIFGKNSDREPNEPQCLVRYPEKISKESQQRLTFIDVPSSKKSREVLISRPLHMWGAEMGANSKGVVIGNEAVFTKLKIEKKNDGLTGMDLLRLGLERSDTAADARDLIIEYLERFGQDACGGYSNRNFFYHNSFIIADPKEAYVLETADRYWAWKKIKGFYAISNGLTLESDYDGLHSHAIDFARAKGWLKKGENFSFKEAFSDSLFTSFSKCKVRREIVTGGGKFFGSKLGVAEAMQILRLEGKEKGSVPLSISQGGFPSKSIGYSPTQSGMGSVCLHAGGPFSPNQTTSSFVAELDTSPAYSQFWATGCSIPSLSVFIPFSIPGKTFLEGDIVQPGASPDSSLWWNHEILYRLCLKNYDKAVSIFSAELKEKQEKYIQKVEYTLGQARNFSLDPVTKEALEEVDKLYKKWRNQVLELAVNGNILPNFWSSPLYNLSWAVWNRKARINSRVLKGIDLPYEPAYL; encoded by the coding sequence ATGTGTGATACTTTCGTGGCCACTCCGGATTCTACTTCTTCCGGAAAAATGATCTTCGGAAAAAATTCGGATAGAGAACCTAACGAGCCCCAATGTCTGGTAAGATATCCTGAAAAAATATCTAAGGAAAGCCAACAAAGACTTACCTTTATAGATGTTCCCAGTTCTAAAAAATCCAGAGAAGTTTTGATCTCTCGTCCTCTTCATATGTGGGGAGCGGAGATGGGAGCAAATTCCAAAGGTGTTGTGATCGGTAACGAGGCGGTATTCACAAAACTTAAGATCGAAAAGAAGAATGACGGTCTTACTGGAATGGATCTTTTACGTCTCGGATTGGAACGTTCCGATACTGCTGCAGATGCAAGAGATCTGATCATAGAATATCTAGAAAGATTCGGCCAGGACGCATGCGGCGGTTATTCCAATCGGAACTTCTTCTATCATAATAGTTTTATAATCGCCGATCCTAAAGAAGCTTATGTTCTGGAAACTGCAGATAGATATTGGGCTTGGAAGAAGATCAAAGGTTTTTATGCGATCTCAAACGGTCTTACCTTAGAGTCCGATTATGACGGACTTCATTCGCATGCGATCGATTTTGCAAGAGCAAAAGGTTGGCTGAAAAAGGGGGAGAACTTCTCCTTTAAAGAAGCATTCTCAGATTCTCTATTTACTAGTTTCAGTAAATGTAAAGTTAGGAGAGAGATCGTCACGGGAGGAGGAAAATTTTTCGGTTCTAAGTTGGGTGTTGCAGAGGCGATGCAGATCCTAAGGTTGGAAGGCAAGGAAAAAGGAAGTGTTCCTCTTTCCATCAGCCAAGGAGGTTTTCCTTCTAAGAGTATAGGATATTCTCCCACTCAGTCCGGAATGGGATCCGTTTGTCTTCATGCGGGAGGTCCTTTTTCTCCCAACCAAACAACTTCTTCTTTTGTGGCTGAACTGGATACAAGTCCTGCTTATTCTCAGTTTTGGGCGACAGGTTGTTCTATACCTTCTTTATCCGTTTTTATTCCATTCTCCATTCCAGGAAAAACTTTCTTAGAGGGAGATATTGTGCAGCCAGGTGCCAGTCCGGATTCTTCCCTTTGGTGGAATCATGAAATTTTATATAGACTTTGTCTGAAAAATTATGATAAAGCGGTTTCTATCTTTAGTGCTGAGCTAAAGGAGAAGCAGGAAAAATATATTCAAAAAGTAGAATATACCCTCGGCCAAGCCAGGAATTTTTCCCTGGATCCCGTGACTAAAGAAGCTTTGGAAGAGGTGGATAAACTTTATAAAAAATGGAGAAACCAAGTATTGGAACTTGCAGTGAACGGGAATATTCTTCCGAACTTCTGGTCTTCTCCACTTTATAATCTGAGCTGGGCGGTCTGGAATCGCAAGGCTCGTATCAATTCCAGAGTTCTTAAGGGGATTGATTTGCCTTACGAACCCGCATATTTATGA
- a CDS encoding PP2C family protein-serine/threonine phosphatase encodes MLGDPASEGLSDPRWIRVAHVTLICISLFLSFKFENFKKYCESVLLFHFAVMSIHSFYLLYVNGLYLGYLFGLILVVFSTGVSINNRRVLIPVLLLFIAIAFFVGIHVKDPKIDVGMYYFGLISSGVLSVLVIGFRMRTFETLLEADVQMEKFQINIEEELSIAQKTQKGLVDLEFPEAGNFRIYSYFKPLESVGGDLIKTNLGKEGELDFFFADAAGHGVSAAMVSAMAVMAFKTTAPVAESPSKGLTLIHESLMTMIGGFFITAVYMRLDREKRSLTYSYAGHHPAVLIKSDGSVQELTGKGTVLLALPKLFNRDYEILLEPGDRVILFSDGMFEFYLEEKEFFGYDAFLDLIRDYISLSGRVFLDSLGEAVLGLHSSPPKDDMTMLLLEVL; translated from the coding sequence TTGTTAGGCGATCCTGCTTCCGAGGGACTCTCCGATCCAAGATGGATTAGAGTCGCTCACGTTACTCTAATCTGTATCTCTCTATTCTTAAGTTTTAAATTCGAAAATTTTAAAAAATACTGCGAATCCGTTTTACTCTTCCATTTCGCTGTGATGAGTATCCATTCATTTTATCTTTTATATGTGAACGGTTTGTATCTGGGTTACCTTTTCGGATTGATACTAGTTGTATTTAGCACAGGCGTTTCTATCAATAATCGCAGGGTATTAATTCCGGTCCTTCTACTATTCATAGCGATCGCATTCTTTGTAGGAATACATGTGAAAGATCCCAAGATAGATGTTGGGATGTATTACTTCGGCCTGATCTCTTCGGGTGTTTTATCCGTGCTTGTGATCGGTTTTAGAATGAGAACATTCGAAACTTTATTAGAAGCGGATGTGCAGATGGAAAAATTCCAGATCAATATAGAAGAAGAATTATCAATAGCTCAGAAAACCCAAAAAGGTCTTGTGGATCTTGAATTTCCGGAAGCAGGAAATTTTAGGATCTATTCTTATTTTAAACCTTTGGAAAGTGTGGGCGGGGACCTGATCAAAACGAATCTAGGCAAAGAAGGGGAGCTTGACTTTTTCTTTGCGGATGCTGCGGGTCATGGAGTTTCTGCAGCGATGGTTTCTGCGATGGCAGTAATGGCATTTAAGACCACTGCTCCTGTAGCGGAAAGTCCATCTAAAGGTCTAACTCTGATCCACGAGTCTTTGATGACTATGATCGGTGGATTTTTTATCACCGCAGTTTATATGAGATTGGATCGAGAAAAAAGATCTTTGACCTATTCTTATGCGGGACATCATCCTGCGGTTTTGATCAAGTCGGATGGTTCCGTCCAAGAATTGACGGGGAAGGGAACGGTGCTTCTTGCTCTTCCTAAATTATTCAATCGAGATTATGAAATTTTATTAGAACCAGGTGATAGAGTCATACTATTCTCGGATGGAATGTTCGAGTTTTATTTGGAAGAAAAAGAATTTTTCGGTTACGATGCATTCTTAGATCTGATCCGGGATTATATATCTCTTTCCGGCAGAGTATTTTTGGATTCTTTGGGAGAAGCGGTTCTCGGACTACATTCTTCTCCGCCTAAGGACGATATGACTATGCTACTTTTGGAAGTTCTCTAA
- a CDS encoding acyl-CoA thioesterase: MSKPEKYPYSVQQKVAWGDMDAFGHVNNVVYARYFETARASYFDDMGLWESPQKPMEGGPVLTHIEMDYRKQVRFPETIDISVKLESVKNRSFSIVCSMWNQAGECVLTGKAELLWFNFSTGKPVAIPDVYKEQFFQQNK, encoded by the coding sequence ATGTCTAAACCGGAAAAATACCCGTACAGTGTTCAACAAAAAGTAGCTTGGGGAGATATGGATGCATTCGGTCACGTGAATAATGTGGTCTATGCAAGATATTTCGAAACTGCAAGAGCTTCCTACTTCGACGATATGGGCCTTTGGGAATCCCCTCAGAAACCTATGGAAGGCGGACCGGTCCTGACTCATATTGAAATGGATTATAGAAAGCAGGTTCGTTTTCCGGAAACGATTGATATTTCCGTAAAATTAGAATCCGTTAAGAACAGATCTTTTTCAATCGTTTGTTCCATGTGGAACCAAGCAGGGGAATGCGTGTTGACTGGAAAAGCGGAGCTGTTATGGTTTAATTTTTCTACTGGTAAACCGGTGGCAATTCCAGATGTCTACAAGGAACAATTCTTCCAACAAAACAAATGA
- a CDS encoding lysophospholipid acyltransferase family protein: MSSKSSAQKPHPGSSELARKALRWFGRLYGSLFYKTEVYGLENVPQTGKVLVLSKHQRNDDIPLGLAKALYHRRMDIWAIMKDSLAAPIFMDYFLKCGGIPLNRKEPRKSKNDLLFAKKVLNEGNMLVIFPEQTTIPYKMGKGRPGGFRFIVGKPEEPLAVLCLGLEYKPRGFLRRTSFIVRAGKLRHFEPDMDHEDFLHDCMHEIASLTSLKYPFEQAKKSADPELEEIIG, translated from the coding sequence ATGTCATCAAAAAGCTCTGCACAAAAGCCCCATCCTGGAAGTTCTGAATTAGCCAGAAAAGCGTTACGTTGGTTCGGAAGACTCTATGGATCCTTATTTTATAAAACAGAAGTTTACGGATTAGAAAACGTACCTCAAACCGGAAAGGTCCTGGTACTCTCCAAACACCAAAGGAATGATGATATTCCGCTAGGACTTGCTAAAGCATTATATCATAGAAGAATGGATATTTGGGCGATCATGAAAGATTCCCTCGCCGCCCCTATTTTCATGGACTATTTTCTAAAATGCGGAGGAATTCCTCTCAATAGAAAAGAACCTAGAAAAAGTAAGAACGATCTTCTATTTGCTAAGAAGGTACTAAACGAAGGCAATATGCTCGTGATCTTCCCGGAACAAACCACCATTCCTTATAAAATGGGGAAAGGCCGGCCAGGTGGATTTAGATTCATTGTAGGAAAGCCGGAAGAGCCTTTAGCGGTTCTATGCCTAGGATTGGAATATAAGCCAAGAGGATTCTTGCGTAGGACCAGTTTTATAGTCCGAGCCGGAAAACTTAGACATTTTGAGCCTGATATGGACCATGAAGATTTCCTCCACGATTGTATGCACGAGATCGCAAGCCTCACAAGTCTCAAATACCCATTCGAACAGGCTAAAAAATCAGCAGATCCTGAATTAGAAGAAATTATTGGCTAA
- a CDS encoding tetratricopeptide repeat protein, producing MNKLIKIALILSISTAIYAEPETNVIESSLKNYTPETDTQLANKLTALGSLKQKTRDYEGAIAFYDQSLAVRTKIGDKESSGYALVLYLKSISEFRLGKSCQALENIKEVIHVYQKIGDLDSALHAEEEGLKKYQEACSLAFAKQPSLTLNKD from the coding sequence ATGAACAAATTAATTAAAATTGCCCTAATTTTAAGCATCTCCACTGCAATTTATGCAGAACCTGAAACCAATGTGATCGAAAGTTCGCTCAAGAACTACACACCGGAGACAGATACCCAGCTGGCAAATAAGCTTACTGCCCTCGGAAGCCTAAAACAAAAAACCAGGGACTACGAAGGTGCAATCGCTTTTTACGACCAGTCCTTAGCAGTGAGAACAAAAATCGGCGATAAAGAAAGCTCCGGATACGCTCTGGTTCTTTACCTGAAATCAATCTCCGAATTCCGTCTCGGCAAATCCTGCCAAGCCTTAGAGAACATTAAAGAAGTTATCCATGTATACCAAAAGATTGGTGACCTTGATTCCGCTCTTCACGCAGAGGAAGAAGGTCTTAAAAAATACCAGGAAGCATGTAGCCTGGCTTTTGCGAAACAGCCAAGCCTGACTCTAAACAAGGACTAA
- the hpf gene encoding ribosome hibernation-promoting factor, HPF/YfiA family: MKIVFNWKNLDHSGTAEDYAEKKLERVSKYIQKLVSMEISFEQVHGLISANLNLAADGSKFNAQHEDKDIYSCIDGLEDKIVKQVSKHHDKKAAH; the protein is encoded by the coding sequence ATGAAAATCGTTTTTAATTGGAAAAACTTGGATCATTCCGGAACGGCAGAAGATTATGCCGAAAAAAAATTAGAACGAGTCTCTAAATACATACAAAAGTTAGTTTCGATGGAAATTTCATTCGAACAGGTGCACGGGTTGATCAGCGCTAATTTAAATTTAGCCGCGGACGGAAGTAAATTTAACGCACAACACGAAGACAAAGACATTTATTCCTGCATAGACGGCTTAGAAGATAAGATCGTAAAACAAGTAAGCAAACACCACGATAAAAAAGCCGCTCATTGA
- a CDS encoding LIMLP_12425 family protein — protein sequence MEKQTSKQQGTKFGFSSIFQKEDPDHVKLENSLVRAVSELRTEQMKDISLSKDFDLRLTNLLKDVRFDEETSWSKFSRSFVWNRSFQYSLSAALAILVLAVTVGRFSSSNETSLAERSGTLTVGEDREFVDLPSSARVDVDLNSRHLLEISKNPQASKTLGSLEQYFIEKGDYRTAQEIRHVLESTSK from the coding sequence ATGGAAAAACAAACAAGTAAACAGCAGGGAACAAAGTTCGGATTTTCTTCCATTTTTCAGAAGGAAGATCCGGATCATGTCAAATTAGAAAATTCTTTGGTTCGAGCAGTATCTGAACTGCGAACGGAACAAATGAAGGATATCAGCCTCTCCAAGGACTTTGATCTTCGACTCACGAATCTACTCAAAGATGTCCGATTCGACGAAGAAACCTCCTGGTCCAAGTTCTCCCGCAGTTTTGTCTGGAACCGTTCTTTCCAATACTCCCTCAGCGCAGCTCTCGCAATCCTAGTTCTCGCAGTTACGGTAGGCCGCTTTTCTTCTTCCAACGAAACAAGTTTGGCGGAAAGATCCGGAACTCTCACCGTAGGCGAAGACCGTGAATTCGTGGATCTTCCTTCTTCCGCAAGAGTGGATGTGGATCTGAATTCACGTCATCTTCTTGAGATCTCTAAAAATCCCCAAGCTTCCAAGACATTAGGTTCTTTAGAGCAGTACTTTATTGAAAAGGGTGATTATAGAACGGCTCAAGAGATCCGCCACGTTCTGGAATCAACTTCTAAGTAA
- a CDS encoding RNA polymerase sigma factor → MIETDNPQRKQTVREKEIQLLKRIKEGDDKAYIELTGPYRERLYRKAVSMVKDGDDAEDIVQDALISGYRSIRNFRAESGVYTWLYRIVVNKSKDLLAKRKRARENSMDDSEFQVTDDRVSFEKKVELSDESNYLINKINELEDIYKEVIELRYFEEMSYSQIAEILGTNIGTVKSRLFKAKEFLKHLIMKDGKSEGFFR, encoded by the coding sequence ATGATCGAAACCGACAATCCTCAACGCAAACAAACCGTAAGAGAAAAAGAAATCCAACTTCTAAAACGGATCAAAGAAGGGGACGACAAAGCATACATAGAGCTTACCGGCCCTTATAGGGAAAGATTATACAGAAAAGCTGTCTCCATGGTAAAAGACGGGGATGACGCAGAGGATATCGTCCAGGACGCATTGATCTCTGGATATCGCTCCATACGCAATTTTAGGGCAGAATCCGGGGTCTATACCTGGCTCTACCGCATCGTGGTCAATAAATCCAAGGACCTTCTGGCCAAAAGAAAACGTGCCAGGGAGAATTCCATGGATGACTCCGAATTCCAGGTCACTGACGATCGTGTCAGCTTCGAAAAAAAAGTAGAACTTTCCGACGAGAGCAACTATCTAATCAACAAAATCAACGAACTCGAGGATATATACAAAGAAGTCATCGAGCTCCGGTATTTCGAGGAAATGTCCTATTCACAAATAGCAGAGATCCTCGGAACCAATATCGGAACAGTCAAAAGCCGGCTCTTTAAGGCAAAGGAATTTTTGAAACATCTGATTATGAAAGATGGGAAGAGCGAAGGCTTTTTTAGGTAG
- a CDS encoding PilZ domain-containing protein, whose product MSEPGQKPRSPRFYPRDFDEYIVQVDSGLITLEGKLGNISESGICILMSGEDLPGSIPIEGSVIERRTGKRLEFLGDVVWKIPKQVDSKRKFLYGIRFRDPLELTESLILINLSLEG is encoded by the coding sequence ATGAGCGAGCCCGGCCAAAAACCTAGGAGTCCCAGATTTTATCCCAGAGATTTCGACGAGTATATCGTGCAGGTGGATTCAGGGCTTATCACGTTAGAAGGTAAACTAGGTAATATTTCCGAATCAGGAATTTGTATATTAATGAGCGGCGAAGATTTGCCGGGCTCCATTCCGATCGAAGGCTCGGTCATCGAAAGAAGGACCGGCAAACGTTTGGAATTTTTAGGGGACGTAGTTTGGAAAATCCCAAAGCAGGTGGATTCAAAACGAAAGTTCTTATACGGGATACGTTTTAGAGATCCTTTAGAACTGACAGAGTCTCTTATACTCATCAATCTTTCCCTAGAAGGTTAA